A window of Pseudomonas mucidolens contains these coding sequences:
- a CDS encoding NAD(P)/FAD-dependent oxidoreductase → MALREACLWEQLTPGRPDHAALKGEVKVDVCVIGAGITGLSAAIHLLEQGKSVAVLEAHRIGHGGSGRNVGLVNAGMWIPPDEIEAGFGEAVGSQLNRMLGAAPSLVFSLIDKYHIDCQLRREGTLHMAHNARGEADLRSREEQWKRRGAPVELLTGSACEQATGTKKIAAALLDRRAGTLNPMAYTSGLASATIGLGGQLFERSPVVRLERQGSRWSVQTALGAVHAGQVVIASNAYTEGEWTALRRNFFPGYYYQVASTPLTDDAAQQILPGGQGSWDTRQVLSSIRRDADGRLLLGSLGNGNQKPAWFLKAWADRVQQHYFPFLKAVDWECTWTGCIAFTPDHLMRLFEPAPGLVAVTGYNGRGVTTGSVVGKAFADYLCHQNPQVLPIPFAPMQPLAGAGLRSCLYEAGFSLYHAGQCLRIVI, encoded by the coding sequence ATGGCACTGCGCGAAGCGTGTTTATGGGAACAACTGACCCCCGGCCGGCCGGATCACGCCGCGCTCAAGGGCGAGGTCAAGGTGGATGTATGCGTGATCGGCGCCGGTATCACCGGATTGTCGGCGGCCATCCACTTGCTGGAGCAGGGTAAGAGCGTCGCCGTGCTGGAAGCCCATCGCATCGGGCACGGCGGCTCGGGACGCAATGTCGGGTTGGTCAACGCCGGGATGTGGATCCCACCGGACGAGATCGAGGCCGGTTTCGGCGAGGCGGTGGGCAGTCAGCTCAATCGCATGCTCGGCGCTGCACCTTCTCTGGTATTCAGTCTGATCGACAAATACCACATCGACTGCCAACTGCGCCGCGAGGGCACTTTGCACATGGCGCACAATGCCCGTGGCGAAGCGGACCTGCGCAGTCGCGAAGAACAATGGAAACGGCGGGGCGCACCGGTGGAACTATTGACTGGCTCGGCCTGCGAGCAGGCCACCGGCACCAAAAAGATCGCCGCCGCCCTGCTGGATCGGCGTGCCGGAACCCTTAATCCGATGGCCTACACCAGCGGTCTGGCGAGTGCGACCATCGGCCTTGGAGGACAGTTGTTCGAGCGTTCCCCGGTGGTTCGGCTGGAGCGCCAGGGTTCGCGCTGGTCGGTGCAGACTGCCCTGGGCGCGGTGCATGCCGGGCAAGTGGTGATTGCTTCCAACGCCTACACCGAGGGCGAGTGGACAGCGCTGCGACGCAACTTTTTCCCCGGGTATTACTATCAAGTGGCGTCGACGCCGCTCACCGATGACGCTGCGCAACAGATTCTGCCGGGTGGGCAGGGTTCATGGGATACGCGACAGGTACTCAGCAGTATTCGCCGCGATGCGGATGGCAGGTTGTTACTCGGCAGCCTGGGTAACGGCAACCAGAAGCCGGCCTGGTTCCTCAAGGCCTGGGCCGACCGGGTGCAGCAGCATTATTTCCCGTTTCTGAAAGCGGTGGACTGGGAATGCACCTGGACGGGCTGTATCGCGTTCACCCCGGACCATCTGATGCGGCTTTTCGAACCGGCGCCCGGCCTGGTGGCTGTCACGGGTTACAACGGGCGCGGTGTGACCACCGGCAGCGTGGTGGGCAAGGCTTTCGCCGACTATCTGTGTCACCAGAATCCCCAGGTTTTGCCGATTCCCTTCGCGCCGATGCAACCGTTGGCTGGCGCGGGCTTGCGCAGCTGTTTGTATGAGGCGGGTTTTTCGCTGTATCACGCGGGCCAATGCCTGCGAATTGTCATCTGA
- a CDS encoding IS110 family transposase — protein MISWVGIDISKSNLVVWVKPQSEGFDVSNTSEGFLELIRRLSQFEVSLILLEATGGYERNAMAALQGANFKVLRVNPRRARSFAVAMGKNAKTDAIDAAVLADFAEVLNASSSKVISPEREALRELVQQREHFVQQRDDNKRRLQQAQLPAVIALIKGHIHFLQTQIRQLDKAINQSMHELDAEKAQRLISVKGIGTVATASLLVYLPELGELDRREVAALAGIAPLNDDSGNHSGKRHIYGGRARVRRALYMSCWVVIRHQPDFKARYEGLRERGKSAKVALIACMRVLLIRLNAMLRDGTEWR, from the coding sequence ATGATTTCCTGGGTCGGTATCGACATCTCAAAATCAAACCTTGTCGTCTGGGTTAAACCACAGAGCGAAGGTTTCGATGTTTCAAACACTTCAGAAGGATTTCTTGAGCTGATTCGACGATTGAGTCAGTTTGAAGTCAGTCTGATTTTGCTGGAGGCCACCGGGGGCTATGAGCGTAATGCCATGGCGGCTCTGCAAGGCGCAAACTTCAAGGTGCTCAGGGTCAATCCTCGCCGAGCCAGATCCTTTGCCGTGGCGATGGGCAAGAATGCGAAGACTGACGCTATTGATGCGGCCGTTCTAGCAGACTTTGCTGAAGTGCTGAATGCCTCAAGCAGCAAGGTTATTTCGCCTGAGCGTGAAGCGCTCCGCGAGCTGGTTCAGCAGCGCGAGCATTTCGTTCAGCAACGAGACGACAATAAGCGCCGTCTTCAGCAAGCCCAGCTACCAGCCGTTATTGCGCTGATCAAAGGCCATATTCACTTCCTGCAAACGCAAATCAGGCAACTTGATAAGGCCATCAATCAGAGCATGCACGAACTGGACGCAGAAAAAGCCCAGCGGCTCATCTCTGTTAAAGGTATCGGTACGGTTGCCACCGCGAGTTTGCTGGTTTATCTGCCCGAACTAGGTGAGCTTGATCGCCGTGAGGTTGCGGCCTTGGCAGGTATCGCGCCCTTGAACGACGACAGCGGTAATCACAGCGGGAAGCGACATATCTATGGAGGCAGAGCCCGTGTCAGACGGGCTCTGTACATGTCCTGCTGGGTTGTAATCCGCCATCAGCCCGACTTCAAGGCACGCTACGAAGGCCTTCGAGAGCGAGGTAAGAGCGCGAAGGTCGCGCTCATCGCCTGCATGCGTGTACTGCTGATTAGGCTCAATGCCATGTTGCGAGATGGCACTGAGTGGCGGTGA